In one Physeter macrocephalus isolate SW-GA unplaced genomic scaffold, ASM283717v5 random_27, whole genome shotgun sequence genomic region, the following are encoded:
- the OS9 gene encoding protein OS-9 isoform X2 — MAAETLLSSLLGLLLLGLLFPASLTGGVGSLNLEELSEMRYGIEILPLPVMGGQSQASDVVIVSSKYKQRYECRLPAGAIHFQREREEEAPAYQGPGIPELLSPMKDAPCLLKTKDWWTYEFCYGRHIQQYHMEDSEIKGEVLYLGYYQSAFDWNDETAKASKQHRLKRYHSQTYGNGSKCDLNGRPREAEVRFLCDEGAGISGDYIDRVDEPLSCSYVLTVRTPRLCPHPLLRPPPSAAPQAILCHPALQPEEYTAYMQRQADSKQYGDKAIEGRQDLDPQIWSETKPRAMPQKKAGASLAKDDGKESDFWKMLHEPEEQAPEMGEAQAEEQEPNLEATDPAPGSHDDFQNNVQVKVIRSPADLIRLIEELKGGTRKGKPNAGQEQPGDSAAEVPPRGPEVKEKRDPEHQNEVEEEEDDEDEEDDEDERQLLGEFEKELEGILLPSDRDRLRAEVKAGMERELENIIQETEKELDPDGLKKESERDRAMLALTSTLNKLIKRLEEKQSPELIKKHRKRRAVPQKRPPPPQPAEEDPEHRVRVRVTKLRHGGPNQDLTVLEMKRENPQLKQIEGLVKELLEREGLTAEGKIEIKIVRPGTEGTEEDAHWLTDEDTKNLKEIFFNILVQGAEEAQKERRRQKELESNYRRVWGSRGGEGTGDLDEFDF; from the exons ATGGCGGCGGAAACGCTGCTGTCCAGTCTGTTGGGGCTGCTACTTCTGGGGCTCCTGTTTCCCGCAAGTCTGACCGGCGGTGTCGGGAGCCTGAACCTGGAGGAGCTGAGTGAGATGCGTTATGGGATCGAGATACTGCCGTTGCCTGTCATGGGAGGGCAG AGCCAAGCTTCTGACGTGGTGATTGTCTCCTCTAAGTACAAGCAGCGCTATGAATGTCGCCTGCCAGCTGGAGCTATTCACTTCCAGCgtgaaagggaggaggaggcacCTGCTTACCAAGGGCCTGGGATCCCTGAGTTGTTGAGCCCAATGAAAGATGCGCCCTGCCTGCTGAAG aCCAAGGACTGGTGGACATATGAATTCTGCTATGGACGCCACATCCAGCAGTACCACATGGAAG ATTCAGAGATCAAAGGTGAAGTCCTCTATCTCGGCTACTACCAATCGGCCTTCGACTGGAATGATGAAACAGCCAAG GCCTCCAAGCAGCATCGCCTGAAACGCTACCACAGCCAGACCTATGGCAACGGGTCCAAATGCGACCTCAACGGGAGACCCCGGGAGGCCGAGGTTCGG TTCCTCTGTGACGAGGGCGCTGGTATCTCTGGGGACTACATTGATCGAGTGGATGAGCCCTTGTCCTGCTCTTACGTGCTGACTGTTCGGACTCCTCGGCTCTGCCCTCACCCTCTCCTCCGGCCCCCGCCCAGTGCTGCTCCCCAGGCCATTCTCTGTCACCCCGCCCTGCAGCCTGAGGAGTACAcggcctacatgcagaggcaagCTG ACTCAAAGCAGTACGGAGACAAAGCCATAGAGGGTCGGCAAGACCTGGACCCTCAAATATGGAGTGAGACCAAGCCTCGGGCGATGCCCCAGAAGAAAGCAG GTGCAAGCCTAGCCAAGGATGACGGTAAGGAATCAGATTTCTGGAAGATGCTTCACGAGCCAGAGGAACAGGCGCCAGAAATGGGGGAGGCACAGGCTGAG GAGCAGGAACCAAACCTTGAGGCAACGGATCCAGCGCCAGGCTCCCACGATG ATTTTCAGAACAACGTGCAAGTCAAAGTGATTCGGAGTCCCGCAGACTTGATTCGATTGATAGAGGAGCTGAAGGGTGGAACAAGAAAG GGGAAGCCAAACGCAGGCCAAGAGCAGCCTGGAGACAGTGCTGCAGAAGTCCCTCCCAGGGGACCGGAGGTGAAGGAAAAGCGTGATCCAGAACATCAGAACGAGGTGGAAGAAGAGGAGGACGATGAGGATGAAGAAGATGATGAGGATGAAAGGCAGTTGCTGGGAGAATTTGAGAAGGAACTGGAAGGGATACTGCTCCCGTCAGACCGAGACCGGCTCCGTGCGGAGGTGAAGGCTGGCATGGAGCGGGAGCTGGAGAACATCATCCAGGAG acagagaaagagctgGACCCAGACGGGCTGAAGAAGGAGTCGGAGCGTGATCGGGCTATGCTGGCCCTGACGTCCACTCTCAACAAACTCATCAAAAGGCTGGAGGAAAAACAGAGTCCAGAGCTGATAAAGAAGCACCGGAAAAGGAGGGCTGTCCCCCAGAAgcgtcccccacccccacaaccGGCAG AGGAGGATCCTGAGCACAGAGTCCGGGTCCGGGTCACCAAGCTCCGTCACGGAGGCCCCAATCAGGATCTGACTGTCCTCGAGATGAAACGGGAAAACCCACAACTGAAACAAATCGAGGGGCTGGTGAAAGAGCTGCTGGAGAGGGAGGGACTCACAGCCGAAG GCAAAATTGAGATCAAGATTGTCCGACCGGGGACTGAAGGGACTGAGGAGGATGCACACTGGCTGACTGATGAGGACACGAAAAACCTCAAGGAGATTTTCTTCAATATCTTG GTGCAGGGAGCTGAAGAGGCGCAGAAGGAGCGGCGGCGGCAGAAAGAGCTGGAGAGCAATTACCGCCGCGTGTGGGGCTCGCGGGGCGGGGAAGGCACGGGGGACCTGGATGAATTTGACTTCTGA
- the OS9 gene encoding protein OS-9 isoform X1, producing MAAETLLSSLLGLLLLGLLFPASLTGGVGSLNLEELSEMRYGIEILPLPVMGGQSQASDVVIVSSKYKQRYECRLPAGAIHFQREREEEAPAYQGPGIPELLSPMKDAPCLLKTKDWWTYEFCYGRHIQQYHMEDSEIKGEVLYLGYYQSAFDWNDETAKASKQHRLKRYHSQTYGNGSKCDLNGRPREAEVRFLCDEGAGISGDYIDRVDEPLSCSYVLTVRTPRLCPHPLLRPPPSAAPQAILCHPALQPEEYTAYMQRQAVDSKQYGDKAIEGRQDLDPQIWSETKPRAMPQKKAGASLAKDDGKESDFWKMLHEPEEQAPEMGEAQAEEQEPNLEATDPAPGSHDDFQNNVQVKVIRSPADLIRLIEELKGGTRKGKPNAGQEQPGDSAAEVPPRGPEVKEKRDPEHQNEVEEEEDDEDEEDDEDERQLLGEFEKELEGILLPSDRDRLRAEVKAGMERELENIIQETEKELDPDGLKKESERDRAMLALTSTLNKLIKRLEEKQSPELIKKHRKRRAVPQKRPPPPQPAEEDPEHRVRVRVTKLRHGGPNQDLTVLEMKRENPQLKQIEGLVKELLEREGLTAEGKIEIKIVRPGTEGTEEDAHWLTDEDTKNLKEIFFNILVQGAEEAQKERRRQKELESNYRRVWGSRGGEGTGDLDEFDF from the exons ATGGCGGCGGAAACGCTGCTGTCCAGTCTGTTGGGGCTGCTACTTCTGGGGCTCCTGTTTCCCGCAAGTCTGACCGGCGGTGTCGGGAGCCTGAACCTGGAGGAGCTGAGTGAGATGCGTTATGGGATCGAGATACTGCCGTTGCCTGTCATGGGAGGGCAG AGCCAAGCTTCTGACGTGGTGATTGTCTCCTCTAAGTACAAGCAGCGCTATGAATGTCGCCTGCCAGCTGGAGCTATTCACTTCCAGCgtgaaagggaggaggaggcacCTGCTTACCAAGGGCCTGGGATCCCTGAGTTGTTGAGCCCAATGAAAGATGCGCCCTGCCTGCTGAAG aCCAAGGACTGGTGGACATATGAATTCTGCTATGGACGCCACATCCAGCAGTACCACATGGAAG ATTCAGAGATCAAAGGTGAAGTCCTCTATCTCGGCTACTACCAATCGGCCTTCGACTGGAATGATGAAACAGCCAAG GCCTCCAAGCAGCATCGCCTGAAACGCTACCACAGCCAGACCTATGGCAACGGGTCCAAATGCGACCTCAACGGGAGACCCCGGGAGGCCGAGGTTCGG TTCCTCTGTGACGAGGGCGCTGGTATCTCTGGGGACTACATTGATCGAGTGGATGAGCCCTTGTCCTGCTCTTACGTGCTGACTGTTCGGACTCCTCGGCTCTGCCCTCACCCTCTCCTCCGGCCCCCGCCCAGTGCTGCTCCCCAGGCCATTCTCTGTCACCCCGCCCTGCAGCCTGAGGAGTACAcggcctacatgcagaggcaagCTG TAGACTCAAAGCAGTACGGAGACAAAGCCATAGAGGGTCGGCAAGACCTGGACCCTCAAATATGGAGTGAGACCAAGCCTCGGGCGATGCCCCAGAAGAAAGCAG GTGCAAGCCTAGCCAAGGATGACGGTAAGGAATCAGATTTCTGGAAGATGCTTCACGAGCCAGAGGAACAGGCGCCAGAAATGGGGGAGGCACAGGCTGAG GAGCAGGAACCAAACCTTGAGGCAACGGATCCAGCGCCAGGCTCCCACGATG ATTTTCAGAACAACGTGCAAGTCAAAGTGATTCGGAGTCCCGCAGACTTGATTCGATTGATAGAGGAGCTGAAGGGTGGAACAAGAAAG GGGAAGCCAAACGCAGGCCAAGAGCAGCCTGGAGACAGTGCTGCAGAAGTCCCTCCCAGGGGACCGGAGGTGAAGGAAAAGCGTGATCCAGAACATCAGAACGAGGTGGAAGAAGAGGAGGACGATGAGGATGAAGAAGATGATGAGGATGAAAGGCAGTTGCTGGGAGAATTTGAGAAGGAACTGGAAGGGATACTGCTCCCGTCAGACCGAGACCGGCTCCGTGCGGAGGTGAAGGCTGGCATGGAGCGGGAGCTGGAGAACATCATCCAGGAG acagagaaagagctgGACCCAGACGGGCTGAAGAAGGAGTCGGAGCGTGATCGGGCTATGCTGGCCCTGACGTCCACTCTCAACAAACTCATCAAAAGGCTGGAGGAAAAACAGAGTCCAGAGCTGATAAAGAAGCACCGGAAAAGGAGGGCTGTCCCCCAGAAgcgtcccccacccccacaaccGGCAG AGGAGGATCCTGAGCACAGAGTCCGGGTCCGGGTCACCAAGCTCCGTCACGGAGGCCCCAATCAGGATCTGACTGTCCTCGAGATGAAACGGGAAAACCCACAACTGAAACAAATCGAGGGGCTGGTGAAAGAGCTGCTGGAGAGGGAGGGACTCACAGCCGAAG GCAAAATTGAGATCAAGATTGTCCGACCGGGGACTGAAGGGACTGAGGAGGATGCACACTGGCTGACTGATGAGGACACGAAAAACCTCAAGGAGATTTTCTTCAATATCTTG GTGCAGGGAGCTGAAGAGGCGCAGAAGGAGCGGCGGCGGCAGAAAGAGCTGGAGAGCAATTACCGCCGCGTGTGGGGCTCGCGGGGCGGGGAAGGCACGGGGGACCTGGATGAATTTGACTTCTGA
- the OS9 gene encoding protein OS-9 isoform X4, whose amino-acid sequence MAAETLLSSLLGLLLLGLLFPASLTGGVGSLNLEELSEMRYGIEILPLPVMGGQSQASDVVIVSSKYKQRYECRLPAGAIHFQREREEEAPAYQGPGIPELLSPMKDAPCLLKTKDWWTYEFCYGRHIQQYHMEDSEIKGEVLYLGYYQSAFDWNDETAKASKQHRLKRYHSQTYGNGSKCDLNGRPREAEVRFLCDEGAGISGDYIDRVDEPLSCSYVLTVRTPRLCPHPLLRPPPSAAPQAILCHPALQPEEYTAYMQRQADSKQYGDKAIEGRQDLDPQIWSETKPRAMPQKKAGASLAKDDGKESDFWKMLHEPEEQAPEMGEAQAEEQEPNLEATDPAPGSHDDFQNNVQVKVIRSPADLIRLIEELKGGTRKGKPNAGQEQPGDSAAEVPPRGPEVKEKRDPEHQNEVEEEEDDEDEEDDEDERQLLGEFEKELEGILLPSDRDRLRAEVKAGMERELENIIQETEKELDPDGLKKESERDRAMLALTSTLNKLIKRLEEKQSPELIKKHRKRRAVPQKRPPPPQPAGKIEIKIVRPGTEGTEEDAHWLTDEDTKNLKEIFFNILVQGAEEAQKERRRQKELESNYRRVWGSRGGEGTGDLDEFDF is encoded by the exons ATGGCGGCGGAAACGCTGCTGTCCAGTCTGTTGGGGCTGCTACTTCTGGGGCTCCTGTTTCCCGCAAGTCTGACCGGCGGTGTCGGGAGCCTGAACCTGGAGGAGCTGAGTGAGATGCGTTATGGGATCGAGATACTGCCGTTGCCTGTCATGGGAGGGCAG AGCCAAGCTTCTGACGTGGTGATTGTCTCCTCTAAGTACAAGCAGCGCTATGAATGTCGCCTGCCAGCTGGAGCTATTCACTTCCAGCgtgaaagggaggaggaggcacCTGCTTACCAAGGGCCTGGGATCCCTGAGTTGTTGAGCCCAATGAAAGATGCGCCCTGCCTGCTGAAG aCCAAGGACTGGTGGACATATGAATTCTGCTATGGACGCCACATCCAGCAGTACCACATGGAAG ATTCAGAGATCAAAGGTGAAGTCCTCTATCTCGGCTACTACCAATCGGCCTTCGACTGGAATGATGAAACAGCCAAG GCCTCCAAGCAGCATCGCCTGAAACGCTACCACAGCCAGACCTATGGCAACGGGTCCAAATGCGACCTCAACGGGAGACCCCGGGAGGCCGAGGTTCGG TTCCTCTGTGACGAGGGCGCTGGTATCTCTGGGGACTACATTGATCGAGTGGATGAGCCCTTGTCCTGCTCTTACGTGCTGACTGTTCGGACTCCTCGGCTCTGCCCTCACCCTCTCCTCCGGCCCCCGCCCAGTGCTGCTCCCCAGGCCATTCTCTGTCACCCCGCCCTGCAGCCTGAGGAGTACAcggcctacatgcagaggcaagCTG ACTCAAAGCAGTACGGAGACAAAGCCATAGAGGGTCGGCAAGACCTGGACCCTCAAATATGGAGTGAGACCAAGCCTCGGGCGATGCCCCAGAAGAAAGCAG GTGCAAGCCTAGCCAAGGATGACGGTAAGGAATCAGATTTCTGGAAGATGCTTCACGAGCCAGAGGAACAGGCGCCAGAAATGGGGGAGGCACAGGCTGAG GAGCAGGAACCAAACCTTGAGGCAACGGATCCAGCGCCAGGCTCCCACGATG ATTTTCAGAACAACGTGCAAGTCAAAGTGATTCGGAGTCCCGCAGACTTGATTCGATTGATAGAGGAGCTGAAGGGTGGAACAAGAAAG GGGAAGCCAAACGCAGGCCAAGAGCAGCCTGGAGACAGTGCTGCAGAAGTCCCTCCCAGGGGACCGGAGGTGAAGGAAAAGCGTGATCCAGAACATCAGAACGAGGTGGAAGAAGAGGAGGACGATGAGGATGAAGAAGATGATGAGGATGAAAGGCAGTTGCTGGGAGAATTTGAGAAGGAACTGGAAGGGATACTGCTCCCGTCAGACCGAGACCGGCTCCGTGCGGAGGTGAAGGCTGGCATGGAGCGGGAGCTGGAGAACATCATCCAGGAG acagagaaagagctgGACCCAGACGGGCTGAAGAAGGAGTCGGAGCGTGATCGGGCTATGCTGGCCCTGACGTCCACTCTCAACAAACTCATCAAAAGGCTGGAGGAAAAACAGAGTCCAGAGCTGATAAAGAAGCACCGGAAAAGGAGGGCTGTCCCCCAGAAgcgtcccccacccccacaaccGGCAG GCAAAATTGAGATCAAGATTGTCCGACCGGGGACTGAAGGGACTGAGGAGGATGCACACTGGCTGACTGATGAGGACACGAAAAACCTCAAGGAGATTTTCTTCAATATCTTG GTGCAGGGAGCTGAAGAGGCGCAGAAGGAGCGGCGGCGGCAGAAAGAGCTGGAGAGCAATTACCGCCGCGTGTGGGGCTCGCGGGGCGGGGAAGGCACGGGGGACCTGGATGAATTTGACTTCTGA
- the OS9 gene encoding protein OS-9 isoform X3, whose amino-acid sequence MAAETLLSSLLGLLLLGLLFPASLTGGVGSLNLEELSEMRYGIEILPLPVMGGQSQASDVVIVSSKYKQRYECRLPAGAIHFQREREEEAPAYQGPGIPELLSPMKDAPCLLKTKDWWTYEFCYGRHIQQYHMEDSEIKGEVLYLGYYQSAFDWNDETAKASKQHRLKRYHSQTYGNGSKCDLNGRPREAEVRFLCDEGAGISGDYIDRVDEPLSCSYVLTVRTPRLCPHPLLRPPPSAAPQAILCHPALQPEEYTAYMQRQAVDSKQYGDKAIEGRQDLDPQIWSETKPRAMPQKKAGASLAKDDGKESDFWKMLHEPEEQAPEMGEAQAEEQEPNLEATDPAPGSHDDFQNNVQVKVIRSPADLIRLIEELKGGTRKGKPNAGQEQPGDSAAEVPPRGPEVKEKRDPEHQNEVEEEEDDEDEEDDEDERQLLGEFEKELEGILLPSDRDRLRAEVKAGMERELENIIQETEKELDPDGLKKESERDRAMLALTSTLNKLIKRLEEKQSPELIKKHRKRRAVPQKRPPPPQPAGKIEIKIVRPGTEGTEEDAHWLTDEDTKNLKEIFFNILVQGAEEAQKERRRQKELESNYRRVWGSRGGEGTGDLDEFDF is encoded by the exons ATGGCGGCGGAAACGCTGCTGTCCAGTCTGTTGGGGCTGCTACTTCTGGGGCTCCTGTTTCCCGCAAGTCTGACCGGCGGTGTCGGGAGCCTGAACCTGGAGGAGCTGAGTGAGATGCGTTATGGGATCGAGATACTGCCGTTGCCTGTCATGGGAGGGCAG AGCCAAGCTTCTGACGTGGTGATTGTCTCCTCTAAGTACAAGCAGCGCTATGAATGTCGCCTGCCAGCTGGAGCTATTCACTTCCAGCgtgaaagggaggaggaggcacCTGCTTACCAAGGGCCTGGGATCCCTGAGTTGTTGAGCCCAATGAAAGATGCGCCCTGCCTGCTGAAG aCCAAGGACTGGTGGACATATGAATTCTGCTATGGACGCCACATCCAGCAGTACCACATGGAAG ATTCAGAGATCAAAGGTGAAGTCCTCTATCTCGGCTACTACCAATCGGCCTTCGACTGGAATGATGAAACAGCCAAG GCCTCCAAGCAGCATCGCCTGAAACGCTACCACAGCCAGACCTATGGCAACGGGTCCAAATGCGACCTCAACGGGAGACCCCGGGAGGCCGAGGTTCGG TTCCTCTGTGACGAGGGCGCTGGTATCTCTGGGGACTACATTGATCGAGTGGATGAGCCCTTGTCCTGCTCTTACGTGCTGACTGTTCGGACTCCTCGGCTCTGCCCTCACCCTCTCCTCCGGCCCCCGCCCAGTGCTGCTCCCCAGGCCATTCTCTGTCACCCCGCCCTGCAGCCTGAGGAGTACAcggcctacatgcagaggcaagCTG TAGACTCAAAGCAGTACGGAGACAAAGCCATAGAGGGTCGGCAAGACCTGGACCCTCAAATATGGAGTGAGACCAAGCCTCGGGCGATGCCCCAGAAGAAAGCAG GTGCAAGCCTAGCCAAGGATGACGGTAAGGAATCAGATTTCTGGAAGATGCTTCACGAGCCAGAGGAACAGGCGCCAGAAATGGGGGAGGCACAGGCTGAG GAGCAGGAACCAAACCTTGAGGCAACGGATCCAGCGCCAGGCTCCCACGATG ATTTTCAGAACAACGTGCAAGTCAAAGTGATTCGGAGTCCCGCAGACTTGATTCGATTGATAGAGGAGCTGAAGGGTGGAACAAGAAAG GGGAAGCCAAACGCAGGCCAAGAGCAGCCTGGAGACAGTGCTGCAGAAGTCCCTCCCAGGGGACCGGAGGTGAAGGAAAAGCGTGATCCAGAACATCAGAACGAGGTGGAAGAAGAGGAGGACGATGAGGATGAAGAAGATGATGAGGATGAAAGGCAGTTGCTGGGAGAATTTGAGAAGGAACTGGAAGGGATACTGCTCCCGTCAGACCGAGACCGGCTCCGTGCGGAGGTGAAGGCTGGCATGGAGCGGGAGCTGGAGAACATCATCCAGGAG acagagaaagagctgGACCCAGACGGGCTGAAGAAGGAGTCGGAGCGTGATCGGGCTATGCTGGCCCTGACGTCCACTCTCAACAAACTCATCAAAAGGCTGGAGGAAAAACAGAGTCCAGAGCTGATAAAGAAGCACCGGAAAAGGAGGGCTGTCCCCCAGAAgcgtcccccacccccacaaccGGCAG GCAAAATTGAGATCAAGATTGTCCGACCGGGGACTGAAGGGACTGAGGAGGATGCACACTGGCTGACTGATGAGGACACGAAAAACCTCAAGGAGATTTTCTTCAATATCTTG GTGCAGGGAGCTGAAGAGGCGCAGAAGGAGCGGCGGCGGCAGAAAGAGCTGGAGAGCAATTACCGCCGCGTGTGGGGCTCGCGGGGCGGGGAAGGCACGGGGGACCTGGATGAATTTGACTTCTGA